ACAATCACGGGAACAGATGGAGTTGGGGGAATTGAAACAAGGGGGCAGATGCGGCGAGGTTATCCCAGGAGTCCTTATTAATAATAAAATATGACACAGGGACGGTTCTCTTGTCTTAAGACAAGAAACCGTCCCTGTGTCGTATGTGTCCTATTGATGTTGGAAGGGGATGCATCTCTAAAGATTATAAGATGGTTACGGATATACCTATTTCGACAAGAAGGAATAACTCTTCGACGTGGTGATTGTGCATACGGATACAGCCTTTGGATACTGCTTGCCCAATGCTTGAGGGGTTGTTAGTACCATGAATTCCATAATGAGGGATAGAGAGCCCCATCCAGCGACTGCCAAAGACTCCGCCCGGATACATTGTTTTCGTGGCGATGCTGTAGCTGCCTGGGGGAGTGGGGGTTAAGCTTTTACCAACGGCTATAGGATAATGACGAATTCGCTGGTTCCCTTCGTAAAGCTCAAGCAATCTGCGAGAGGGATGAATGACAATTCTGCGCTGGGGCATAGATCAGAACTCCTTTCATAACGAATTTAGTTCTATCTCATGCTATGTTCATTATTTCTGAATGTTCGTTGCATAATTCGGCCTTGATTAGGCGGAAAATAACTTAGATTGGAGGGATCAGTTTGGCAGATCATGTAGAAGGGAAACTGCTTATTATTGGAGGCGCAGAGGATAAGAAAAATGAATGCAAAATTCTCAAGCGATTCGTTGATGAATCTGGGGGCAGAGAAAGTTGTATAACAGTACTAACCGCTGCCACCGAATATCCCCTTCAGGTAGGCACTGAGTATCATGCTTTGTTTCTTGAACTAGGAGCAAAAGAAGTTCAAGTTCTTGATGTTTCAGACCGTACTCAGGCCAATCGGAAAGGTATTGAAAAGGAGTTGGACAAAGCAACGGGACTTTTTTTTACAGGGGGCGATCAACTTCGCATTACCGGTTTATTAGGGGGTACCATATTAGGGAGAACGCTGCAAACCTTATATGAACGGGGGATTATTATTGCGGGGACAAGTGCTGGAGCTTCTGTAATGTCGGACACAATGATTGTGGGAGGAGAAGCAGGAACGGCCAAAAAGAACA
This Desulfosporosinus orientis DSM 765 DNA region includes the following protein-coding sequences:
- a CDS encoding cyanophycinase; this translates as MADHVEGKLLIIGGAEDKKNECKILKRFVDESGGRESCITVLTAATEYPLQVGTEYHALFLELGAKEVQVLDVSDRTQANRKGIEKELDKATGLFFTGGDQLRITGLLGGTILGRTLQTLYERGIIIAGTSAGASVMSDTMIVGGEAGTAKKNTLTMAPGLGLLRSVVVDQHFAQRGRIGRLLSAVSQNPYVLGVGIDEDTAILVQSDGKFSVIGSNTVTVIDASASTTTNVSETTPGQSLVLSPILMHVLSEGYGFDLKQRVSLL
- a CDS encoding L,D-transpeptidase, which gives rise to MPQRRIVIHPSRRLLELYEGNQRIRHYPIAVGKSLTPTPPGSYSIATKTMYPGGVFGSRWMGLSIPHYGIHGTNNPSSIGQAVSKGCIRMHNHHVEELFLLVEIGISVTIL